From the Apus apus isolate bApuApu2 chromosome 4, bApuApu2.pri.cur, whole genome shotgun sequence genome, one window contains:
- the IBSP gene encoding bone sialoprotein 2 isoform X2, which produces MRTALVFTCLVGMACAFSVKSWLRRAKSDDSEENAVFKNRHRYYLSRYAYLHPLQQRYQGSDSSEEEGDGSEEEEEEGGKPFHPGTKADGHPTGAAPGDSQVSILQQGKGCQEPLKGARHSFAGKGDDSENEDSDENEEEEEEEEEEEEVAENENGINGTSTNSTEGAEGPPGNGTAVAEEGTGAAEEEEEEEEEEEEEEEEEEEEEEETEATTVASTTGEEGLSQATTMGDGGPTEATTAGEQWEYEVTAGGHGRGDEGTTEGSYVEQDESSRGDTYRAYEDEYGYYKGHGYDVYGQDYYYNQ; this is translated from the exons ATGAGGACTGCCCTGGTCTTCACATGCTTGGTGGGGATGGCATGTGCCTTCTCG GTGAAGAGTTGGCTGCGACGAGCCAAGTCGGACGACTCGGAAGAAAACGCG GTGTTCAAGAACAGGCACCGGTATTACCTGTCCAGATACGCCTACTTGCACCCCCTGCAGCAGCGGTACCAG GGCAGTGACTCATCGGAGGAAGAGGGGGACGGCTcggaagaggaggaggaggaggggggg AAGCCATTCCACCCTGGCACCAAGGCAGATGGCCATCCCActggagcagcccctggagACAGCCAGGTCTCAATCCTCCAGCAG GGCAAGGGCTGCCAAGAGCCCCTGAAGGGGGCCAGGCACAGCTTTGCTGGCAAGGGGGATGACTCCGAGAATGAAGACAGTGACGAGAacgaggaagaggaggaggaagaggaggaggaagaagaggtagCCGAGAACGAGAATGGCATCAACGGCACGAGCACCAACAGCACTGAGGGAGCAGAAGGACCTCCTGGCAACGGCACTGCAGTGGCTGAGGAGGGCACTGgtgcagctgaggaggaggaggaggaagaggaggaggaggaggaggaggaagaagaagaggaggaagaggaggaggaaaccGAAGCCACCACCGTCGCCAGCACCACCGGTGAAGAGGGGCTGTCCCAGGCCACCACCATGGGAGACGGGGGACCAACAGAGGCCACCAcagctggggagcagtgggAGTATGAGGTGACAGCTGGAGGCCACGGCCGGGGGGACGAGGGCACCACGGAGGGCAGCTACGTGGAGCAGGACGAGTCCTCCCGTGGGGACACCTACCGAGCCTACGAGGATGAGTACGGCTACTACAAGGGGCACGGCTACGACGTGTACGGCCAGGACTACTACTATAACCAGTGA
- the IBSP gene encoding bone sialoprotein 2 isoform X1, translated as MRTALVFTCLVGMACAFSVKSWLRRAKSDDSEENAVFKNRHRYYLSRYAYLHPLQQRYQGSDSSEEEGDGSEEEEEEGGKPFHPGTKADGHPTGAAPGDSQVSILQQQGKGCQEPLKGARHSFAGKGDDSENEDSDENEEEEEEEEEEEEVAENENGINGTSTNSTEGAEGPPGNGTAVAEEGTGAAEEEEEEEEEEEEEEEEEEEEEEETEATTVASTTGEEGLSQATTMGDGGPTEATTAGEQWEYEVTAGGHGRGDEGTTEGSYVEQDESSRGDTYRAYEDEYGYYKGHGYDVYGQDYYYNQ; from the exons ATGAGGACTGCCCTGGTCTTCACATGCTTGGTGGGGATGGCATGTGCCTTCTCG GTGAAGAGTTGGCTGCGACGAGCCAAGTCGGACGACTCGGAAGAAAACGCG GTGTTCAAGAACAGGCACCGGTATTACCTGTCCAGATACGCCTACTTGCACCCCCTGCAGCAGCGGTACCAG GGCAGTGACTCATCGGAGGAAGAGGGGGACGGCTcggaagaggaggaggaggaggggggg AAGCCATTCCACCCTGGCACCAAGGCAGATGGCCATCCCActggagcagcccctggagACAGCCAGGTCTCAATCCTCCAGCAG CAGGGCAAGGGCTGCCAAGAGCCCCTGAAGGGGGCCAGGCACAGCTTTGCTGGCAAGGGGGATGACTCCGAGAATGAAGACAGTGACGAGAacgaggaagaggaggaggaagaggaggaggaagaagaggtagCCGAGAACGAGAATGGCATCAACGGCACGAGCACCAACAGCACTGAGGGAGCAGAAGGACCTCCTGGCAACGGCACTGCAGTGGCTGAGGAGGGCACTGgtgcagctgaggaggaggaggaggaagaggaggaggaggaggaggaggaagaagaagaggaggaagaggaggaggaaaccGAAGCCACCACCGTCGCCAGCACCACCGGTGAAGAGGGGCTGTCCCAGGCCACCACCATGGGAGACGGGGGACCAACAGAGGCCACCAcagctggggagcagtgggAGTATGAGGTGACAGCTGGAGGCCACGGCCGGGGGGACGAGGGCACCACGGAGGGCAGCTACGTGGAGCAGGACGAGTCCTCCCGTGGGGACACCTACCGAGCCTACGAGGATGAGTACGGCTACTACAAGGGGCACGGCTACGACGTGTACGGCCAGGACTACTACTATAACCAGTGA